AAGTATCATTTCTTATAAAGTCTCATTAACAAAGGATGACAAAGAAATTCTTAGTCGGAGTCATCATCTATGGATGGAAGTAATTGCTTTGAGGGCTTTTAGTCAGTGATCGTAGGTTACCTCTTGCTTGATCATAATCAATCTCTAAAGCAAAATACTCGCTATTAAAAAAGCAATTTTCACTTAGAGTTCAGGCAGGTTAAGACCTGAGGTACGAGAACAGTCAAATAAATGGGAAGTATGGCATGAACGAAGATCAATTTCCTAAAGCGTATGATCCTAAAAGCGCAGAGGCTGGGGTGTATTCGTTTTGGGAACACTCCGGTATGTTTATCGCTAATGCAGATAGTAAAAAACCGGCGTATTCTATAGTGATGCCTCCACCAAACGTGACCGGGATCCTACATATGGGACATGCTCTTGTGAATACTTTGCAGGATATGCTTGTTCGTTACAAACGTATGCAAGGATTTGAGGTCTGTTGGGTTCCTGGAACGGATCATGCCGGAATAGCTACACAAACAGTTGTAGAGAGACATTTAAAGGCTTCACTTGGTAAACGACGAACCGATTTCTCGAGAGAAGAATTTTTGAAGCATATTTGGGATTGGAAAGAAAAAAGCCAGAACGTAATTCTTTCTCAATTGAGACAGCTAGGGTGTTCTTGTGATTGGTCTCGTTTGCGATTTACAATGGATCCAGAAGCAAACAAGGCTGTGAAAACAGCTTTTAAGATCTTGTTTGATCAAGGAGTGATCTATAGAGGATATTATCTAGTCAACTGGGATCCTATTTTGCAAACTGCTTTGGCTGATGATGAAGTAGAGTATGAGGAGCGGGATGGGTGGTTGTATTATATTCGGTATCCCATCGTAGGTTCAGAGGACTTTATTACAGTAGCTACAACACGTCCAGAGACTTTATTAGGAGATACTGCTATTGCAGTTTCTCCTGATGATGAGCGATATAGTCACCTAATAGGCTCTAAGGTAGTTGTTCCTTTTGTGAATAGAGAAATTCCTATTATTGGAGATTTTTCTGTAGACCCATCTTTTGGAACTGGAGTTGTGAAGATTACTCCCGCTCATGATAAAAATGATTATCGCACTGGGATTGATCATGATTTGCCGATGATCAATATTTTGACTCCTACGGGGGAAATTAATGAAAACGGGGGAATTTTCACGGGCTTGTCTAAAGAGATGGCTCGTGAAAGTATTGTAACGTCTTTAGAAGCCTTGGACTTGTTTGTTAAAAAAGAAGCGTATTCTTCCCGAGTGGGAGTTTCGTATCGTTCCGGAGCTATTATTGAGCCTTACCTTTCTAAGCAGTGGTTTGTTTCTGTTAATTCTTTCAGAGAATCTTTACGAGAATTTGTAAATAGCAAGGATATTCATCTTTTCCCTCCAGAATTTATAAAAAACTATCTGACTTGGGTAAATAATCTTAAAGATTGGTGTATCAGTCGGCAGCTTTGGTGGGGACATCGTATTCCAGTTTGGCATAACAAATACGAAGAAGACCGAGTAATTTGTTTCGACGGAGAAGGTATCCCTGAAGAGGTAGCGAACGATCCTGAGTCGTGGTATCAAGATCCTGATGTGTTAGACACGTGGTTCTCCTCTGGATTATGGCCATTAACTTGCTTTGGTTGGCCTAATGAAGAAAGTCTGGATTTGAAAAAGTTTTATCCAACTTCTGTTTTAGTAACAGGACATGATATCCTCTTCTTTTGGGTCACTCGTATGGTTTTGATGTGTTCATCTATGACTGATACCAAACCTTTTGCTGATGTTTTTTTGCATGGGTTAATTTTCGGTAAGTCCTATAAACAGTATGACGAGAAAGGAGATTGGACCTATGTTTCTGGGGAACAGAAGCGTGATTATGATAAAGGAAAACCTCTCCCTAAGAATGTAGTTGCTAAATGGGAGAAGCTTTCGAAATCTAAGGGTAATGTTATCGATCCCATTGAAATGATTGAATTGTACGGCGCTGATGCTGTCCGTTTGACATTATGCTCTTGTGCAAATCGTGGCGAACAAATTGATCTCGATTATCGTTTATTTGAAGAATATAAGAATTTCATAAACAAGCTATGGAATGGCGCTCGTTTTATTTTCGGACATATTTCGGAATTGACAAGTCGTGACTTGGAAGAGGGCATTAACAAAGAATTGCTTGGTTTAGAAGACTTTTACATTTTAGATCGCTTCAATGAGTTATTGGCTCGTGTAGATGAGTATTACACCAACTATTCTTTTGATAAAATAGCTTCTCTTGCCTATGACTTTTTTAAGAATGATTTATGTTCTACGTATTTAGAAATCATTAAACCTACCCTATTTAGCAAACAGGGTAGTGATGAGCAGCGAGCTAATAAACGTAAGCTTTTAGCCACCTTATTAGTTAACATTTTAGGAGTATTACATCCGGTTGTTCCTTATATTACAGAAACTCTTTTTCAGAGATTAAAGACGATATTTGGAAATAAAAAAGGGGATGGCTTAGGTGATACGGTAACGAGTCACGCTGTTAGTATGTTGCGAGCGGAAGCTTGTATGGTTACAGGGTATCCTAAGTCTATTGATCTTGCTTTTCCTGAAGAATTCAGAGAGTCTTTTGCTTTCGTGGAAAAATTAGTTTATACAATTCGTAACATTCGCGGAGAAATGCAATTAGATCCTAGACAAGCTTTGAAAGCTTTTATCATTAATTCTAAAAAGGAAGAGTTCCCGAGAGAATATATTCCAATAATTTGTACTTTAGGAGGAGTGGAAACTGTAGAACAACTTTCTGAAGCTCCCAAAGATTGCGTTTTCAGTTTAGGAGTTGTTGAAGGAGTTCAAGTTGGGGTAATTCTACCCGCTGAGCAGATTGTTAAAGAGAGAACACGCTTAGAAAAAGAAAAATCTCGCTTAGAAAATAGTATAGAAAGTTTGTCTAAATTATTAGCAAGTGAGGATTTTCGTACTCGGGCCAATCCAAAATTAGTGCAAAGTAAAGAAGACTCTTTAAGGAATAATCAGCGAGAGTTGCAAAGTATTTTAGATAAACTAGCGTCGCTTTAAAAGAGGCTTTTCTTTTGCAACGGTATGAATTGATTAGACTGATTGGCAAAGGGGGCATGGGTGAGGTGTACTTGGCTCATGACAAAGCTTGCTCTCGTAGGGTAGCTTTGAAGAAGATCCGAGAGGATCTTAATGGGAATGATTTGCTTAGGAAACGTTTTCTTAGGGAAGCAAAAATTGCGGCGGACCTTATACATCCTGGTATAGTTCCAGTATACTCGATATGTAGTGATGGTGAGTCGGTTTACTATACCATGCCCTACATAGAGGGATTTTCTTTAAAAAATTTATTAAAAAGTGTTTGGCAAAAGGAGATTTTTTCTAAAGAACTAGAAGAAAAAACCTCCGTTAAAGCTTTTCTTCCTATTTTTGATAAAATTTGTGCCACCGTAGAGTATATTCATTCTAAAGGGGTGCTACATCGTGATTTGAAGCCTGATAATATCTTATTAGGCTTATTTGGAGAAGTTGTCATTGTTGACTGGGGAGCAGCTATATTTAAGCATGCTAAAGAGCTGCTTCAAGAAAGGGGAGAGACTGATATTTCCCCCTTTAACGAAGATAATATTTGTTATTCCAGCATGACAATCCCCGGCAAGATTGTGGGGACTCCTGATTATATGGCCCCTGAAACCTTGTTAGGAGTAGAAGCTTCAGAGAAAACGGATATATATGCACTCGGGCTCATTCTTTATCAGATGTTGACTCTAGCTTTCCCTTATAGAAAGAAAAAGGGACGAAAGCTTTCTCATTATGAAGATACTATCTTGTCTCCTATAGAGATGTCTCCCTATCGGGAAATTCCTCCTTCTTTATCGCAGATTGCTATGAAAGCAATAGCTATAGATCCTAAAGAAAGATTTTCTTCTGTTCAAGAGCTGCGTAAGGCTTTGGAGCCATATCTTCACGGTGATCCAGAATGGACTGTAAGAACTGTGTTAACCGCTAAAGATAAAGGATGTTGGAAGTATTACGAACCTATACTTCTTTCTCGCTACTTTCCTGCGCTGGCACACTCTCCAACCCAATGGTATCATTTTATGCTTTCTAATATGGAAGCTGGTTCTTGTATGCGTGTTGAGTACACGATCTTGAAAAGCTCCCTAGAAGAGGGAATGGGAATTCTCTTTCCACCTTCAAAAGAAGCTGATAAAGGAGAGTTTTATTGTGGATATGGATTGTGGTTTTTTGTTCAAAAGAATGAACTCATAGTTTCTCTCATCAAAAATGGGATAGAGATTCAAAAAAAGACTCAGGGGATTATTGCTCAACAGTCTCGTTTTGCAATCACGATAGAGAAATCCGATAACAAGATTGCAGTCTTTGTTGATCAAACTTTGTTCATTATACACATAGATTATCTTCCTAGTTTAGGAAAGCGGATAGGGGTAGTTATTCAAGATTTGTTGGGAGTCAGTGATATCATAATCTTAGAAAGCAGTGGGGCTTTACGTGTAAGTTGCTTAGCTATTCCTGATGCATTTTTATCCGAAAAATTATACGATCAGGCTGCAAGTTTCTACCGAAAAATCAGGGATTCTTTTCCTGGACGAAAAGAAAGTTATGAGGCTCAGTTTCGTTTAGGCGTGACACTATTAACTCAGATAGAGGAACAAGGAGGGGATTTAACCCAAGCTCTTAGTTTTTTCGATGATTTGCATGAGAGTGCAGGGGCTCCTCTTGAATATTTAGGTAAGGCTTTAGTTTATCAGAGAAATGGAAGTTTTATAGAAGAGATAAGATGTCTACTTTTGGCTTTAAAAAGATATGCACAGCATCCTGAGATTTCACGTTTAGAGGATCACCTTTGTTTTCGTTTGTATGACAGCTTGCATAAGCATCGTAGTGAAGCCTTAGTATTCATGTTATTGATTTTGTGGGTTGCTCCCAAAAAAATCAGCGTAAGAGAAGAAGAACGGTTTCTTGAGGTCATATATTACAAACAACAAGCTACTTTGTTTTGTCGGATAGATAAAGCTCCTTTGCAGTTTAGGTCTTCTAAGATGGAGCTATTCCTTTGTTTCTGGACAGGCTTTTCTTTATTTCTTCCAGAACTTTTTCAAAGAGCTAGGGATTTACGAGATTATCAAGCCGTTGCCGATATTTTTTATGTTGTATGTGCTTCTGGAAATCAGGAAGCTTTTTCTCAATTTTCAGCAGCTTTAGTAGATTTTGCTGATGAGGCTATTTTTTCTGAATCACCGCAAAACGAAGAGATTGCAAATCTAGTCTTATTTGTTCAAGGGATAGAGGCCTTACAGAATAAGGAGTATCAGAAAGCAAAAGAACTTTTACTAAAAACTTCTTTTGTCCTACAGCTATATGCTTTAGATTTATTCAGCTTGCAAGCTTTTATCAATGAGGAAGTAGAGTTCTTTGTTGATCTTTTGCAAGCTGTTTACAATCTCGCTGATGAAGAAGAGCGTAAACACATTCTGGTTTATAGAATACAAATTTGTTTGTGGAATAGAGACCAGGATCAGGCCTATAAGTTGTTAAGTAGTAATTTTTTTAAAAATAATGGGGAATCAGAGTGTTCAGAAGCCTTTATTTTGTGGGGGTATTATTTAGCGTTAACAGGAGATCAGGCAGCCGTTAAAGCTCATTTTTCCCGTTGTCAATGCAAATACGGAAGGTCGGCTCTAATTGGGAAATGTTTGGATGGTGATTCATTGAGTTATTTAGATGGGCTTATCTGGCGGGAGAAGAAAATATTTTTATTTCAGAAGTTTTTTCTACTTCGCTGCTTAAACGATCCGCAAAAGCAATATGAGGTTTATCGGCAAGCTTATCTGTCTATGGCACAAAGTTTTTTTGATTAAATACAGAGAAAAAACATAAGAAAACCTTTTCCTTATAGAAAGAAAAAGGTTCTAGAAATTAGCACTTACTTACTCAAAAAGAAAAAGGAACTATTGATAATTTACATTAGGTGACGAGCAGCAACAAAGTTGGCGCACTCCTAAGTATAGCAAGTGGAAGATTGAGAAGACTATCGATACAAGGAGCAAAGCAGCCATGCTAGCAACAAAAACACCGAGTCCTCCAGCAATAGCAACTTTAGCGGATTCTTCCCAATTTTTAGTAGGACGTACTAAGCATAAATAAGCGGCCACTCCTAATCCCAGAACAGGAAGCAAAGCCAAAACAAACAGCAGATGTCCAGAGACGGTATTCTTCTTAGGTTTGTTGTGCTCTTCTGCTGAAGAAATTGGGTCATGCGAAAAAGACGCCGAAACCTCTGAAAGAGATGCAATAGGATCCATACTTTATCTCCGTAAAATTTTTCAGGAGGCCGGAGCCTCTCAATGTTATTAAAAAATTGTTTGTTCAAAGATACTTGGCACTATTTAGTTGCGGCGACGGTCAACCATACAGCTAATCCCTTGGCCTAACAAATAGAATAGACAGGAGATTACAACTAAAGCGATAGTGGCCATAAGAGCCATGACAAGCACACCAGATCCTCCAAGCATAGACAGACAGAACCTTAATTCCCACTGATCGTTGCTCTTTTTTGTAGCTCTATCATGAATCAGCTTCCCTGCGATGATCAAACCGACAAAGGGAAGCAGCTTCCAAGGATCAGAAAAGAATGCTCTGGCGATTGATGCTAACCTGTTAAGGAGGCTTTCCCAGTCAAAATTACTGAGGCTGGATTCTATTGAGCCTGTGTTGAATCTTCGCTCATCTGTAGACGGGGATTGAGGTGAAGCAGGCCGTGAGTTATCTAAATTTGTAGGAGAGATTGGCATAATTTCTACCTAAAATTAAAAACGTTGAGAAAAAGTTTTCCTCAAAAAGTCTTTTTTTTAAAGGTTTTTTTTTGTTTAAAAAATCTTACGGATTCTTTTTAGTAAAAAAAATTAAGCATCTCTGTACTTTCTGTTATTTTACAGGTTAAAAATAAATTTTTCCATTTTTCTATATGTTGTGAAGCTGTAATTGCTAAGCGTCCCTGAAAAGGGTGATAAGGGGGCGGTAGAATTTGTGTATAAGGAAGATGCAGTCCTATTCGATTGATAGCTGCATTTGCTACAACAATGGCATCAAATTTTTTTTGTTTTAAAAGTGTTAATCTAGTTTGGATAGTCCCGCGAATATCTACAATAATGGCTGAAGGATATAGAGAAGAAAGAAGTTCTTTTCTACGCACAGAAGAGCTTCCTATACATGGGCGGAGAGGAAAGGGGCTGTAGAGGTATTTTTCATGAAATACTAAAACGTCTCGAGGATCAACGCTTGCTGTAATGGCTACCACAGTGGCTTTGGGGTTTTCAGGGAGATCTTTGGCAGAATGTATTCCAAGATGAGACTGCCCAGATTTAGTGAGAAAGTCGACAGCATCAGTGAAAAAGCCTGTATTTTCTACAGAATGTAAGGGAGTTTTTTGATCGAGATCTCCGGTGGTTTTTGTCGTGATAACTTCTCCCCATAAGCGAGGGAAAAAAGCCTGTAACTTTCTTAAGCATTCATGAGCTTGTAGAATTGCTAAAGGCGATTGTCGAGATGCTAAACGTAGAGGGCGGTTTCCTAGACAAAAATCAGCTAAAAAAGGGTCATTGTAGTAAGCGGACAGCATCTTTGATTGTTTTTACTCCAATAATGTCAATTTGGTTCAGGAATTCTTTAGACAAACTTTTTATTTGCCCAAAGGGTACAATAATGCCTTTGAATCCCATGGTAATGCTTGCTTTGATCCGATGTTCTATGTGTGTAACATGGCGAATTTCTCCTCCCAAGCCAATTTCACCGGTATACGTGTAATCTTTAGGCAAGCTACGGTTATGCAAAGAAGAAACAACGGACAAAACTGCGCCTAAATCTGCAGAAGGTTGTGTGATTTTTAATCCACCAGCTATCGAAAGAAAAACGTCAGATGAATATAGCTTAATATTTGCTCTTTTTTCCAAAACTGCCAAGAGTAGAGAAAATCGGTTAGGATCGAACCCTGAGGTTTTGCGTACAGGATTAGAGAACGGAGAAGACGAAACGAGCGCTTGAACCTCTACGAGAAGGGTTTCTGATCCTTCGACAATAGGAATGATGATAGAACCTGTCGTTTCTACGATTTTTTCTTGCAGAAAGAGCCCTGAAGGATTCTCTACTTCACGTAATCCATTTGCATGCATAGCTAAAATCAATAATTCGTTAGTTGGTCCAAAGCGATTTTTAACGGAGCGAATCATACGATAATTAGCGTGTGCATTTCCTTCGAAATAAAGAACGGTATCTACTAGGTGCTCCAGAATACGAGGCCCTGCAATTTCTCCTGATTTGGTAATGTGTCCGATGATAAAGGTCGTGATTTGTTTTTGTTTAGCGATATGCATAAGCTCTGCTGTAGCTTCTCTGACCTGAGCAACAGATCCTGGAGCAGAGCTTAACGATGGAGAAAAAATGATCTGAATAGAGTCTATGATTAATATATCTGGAGCAATGAGGGTAATTTGCTCTTTAATATCTTCAAGGTTAGTTTCAGGAAACAGGAAAATATTGTTACTGAAGACTTGCAAGCGTTGAGCTCGTAACGAAACTTGAGATACTGACTCCTCTCCACAAACATACAATATTTTATAACCCTGTTCTGCGAATTGGGAAGACATTTGAAGTAATAAAGTAGACTTACCTATACCAGGATCTCCTCCTAATAAGGTTAGGCTGCCGCGGACGGTTCCTCCTCCAAGAAGGCGATTCCAGCCTTGGGATCGTGTTTGGATCCGTATTTCTTCCTGAAATTCGATATGATTAAGTGGTATGGGTGTGGCGATACCTGATAAAGAAGACGATACTTTTAGTTTAGAAGAGGTTTTTTCTTCGACTAAAGTGTTCCATTGAAGACACCCAGGACATTGTCCTAGCCATTTTGGAGAATAAGAGCCGCACTCCGTACAAGCCCATTGTGTTTTAATTTTTGTTGTCATGTGTTGATAATGCCTGTTTGGCTGCAAGTTTTTCTGCTTCTTTTTTTGATCCAGCAAAGCCTTCTCCCCAAAGTTCTCCGTTAACAGAGACTTGTACACGATATCCAGGAGAGCCATCTTCTGATGGCCACGGAACAGCTGTATAAGAAGGGAGGACTTTCAGCGTTTGTTGTGTCAATTGTTGCAAGCGATTTTTAGGATTGACAAGCATGAGAGGAAGAATAGCATTTTTGTCTGGGAGTAAGGGAACAACGATCTGTCTAGCTGGAGACAACCCCCCATCTAGGTAAACAGCTCCCAAAACAGCTTCAAAGAGATTGGCATAAGCAGAGATTTTTCCTCTATCACTTTGCATTTTTTCTCCACGCCCTATCAAGAGATGCTCTCCTAGAGACAATTTCTGAGTATATCCGAAACAAGCCTCTGCATTTACCAAGGCTGCTCGTGTAGTTGACAGGAGGCCTTCATCCAATGAAGGAAAAAGAAGGAAAAGATGTTCAGTAACTATTAATCCTAAAACAGCGTCCCCAAGAAACTCTAAACGCTCACTGTCTTCTCCTGCTAAAGGAGATTCATTCCGATAAGAAGGGTGCGTAAGGGCAGTAATTAGAAGACGAGGATGAGAAAATGTAAAATTTAATTTAGACTCAATAGTCTGGATATCTACAGTGTGTTGCATAACTATTTTTTAAGAATACAATATCTCAAACATCAATCGGGTTTTTATAGGCGGAAATATTCTTAAAG
This genomic stretch from Chlamydia sp. harbors:
- a CDS encoding hydroxymethylbilane synthase, translating into MLSAYYNDPFLADFCLGNRPLRLASRQSPLAILQAHECLRKLQAFFPRLWGEVITTKTTGDLDQKTPLHSVENTGFFTDAVDFLTKSGQSHLGIHSAKDLPENPKATVVAITASVDPRDVLVFHEKYLYSPFPLRPCIGSSSVRRKELLSSLYPSAIIVDIRGTIQTRLTLLKQKKFDAIVVANAAINRIGLHLPYTQILPPPYHPFQGRLAITASQHIEKWKNLFLTCKITESTEMLNFFY
- the radA gene encoding DNA repair protein RadA; protein product: MTTKIKTQWACTECGSYSPKWLGQCPGCLQWNTLVEEKTSSKLKVSSSLSGIATPIPLNHIEFQEEIRIQTRSQGWNRLLGGGTVRGSLTLLGGDPGIGKSTLLLQMSSQFAEQGYKILYVCGEESVSQVSLRAQRLQVFSNNIFLFPETNLEDIKEQITLIAPDILIIDSIQIIFSPSLSSAPGSVAQVREATAELMHIAKQKQITTFIIGHITKSGEIAGPRILEHLVDTVLYFEGNAHANYRMIRSVKNRFGPTNELLILAMHANGLREVENPSGLFLQEKIVETTGSIIIPIVEGSETLLVEVQALVSSSPFSNPVRKTSGFDPNRFSLLLAVLEKRANIKLYSSDVFLSIAGGLKITQPSADLGAVLSVVSSLHNRSLPKDYTYTGEIGLGGEIRHVTHIEHRIKASITMGFKGIIVPFGQIKSLSKEFLNQIDIIGVKTIKDAVRLLQ
- the rnc gene encoding ribonuclease III — translated: MQHTVDIQTIESKLNFTFSHPRLLITALTHPSYRNESPLAGEDSERLEFLGDAVLGLIVTEHLFLLFPSLDEGLLSTTRAALVNAEACFGYTQKLSLGEHLLIGRGEKMQSDRGKISAYANLFEAVLGAVYLDGGLSPARQIVVPLLPDKNAILPLMLVNPKNRLQQLTQQTLKVLPSYTAVPWPSEDGSPGYRVQVSVNGELWGEGFAGSKKEAEKLAAKQALSTHDNKN
- the pknD gene encoding serine/threonine-protein kinase PknD, translating into MQRYELIRLIGKGGMGEVYLAHDKACSRRVALKKIREDLNGNDLLRKRFLREAKIAADLIHPGIVPVYSICSDGESVYYTMPYIEGFSLKNLLKSVWQKEIFSKELEEKTSVKAFLPIFDKICATVEYIHSKGVLHRDLKPDNILLGLFGEVVIVDWGAAIFKHAKELLQERGETDISPFNEDNICYSSMTIPGKIVGTPDYMAPETLLGVEASEKTDIYALGLILYQMLTLAFPYRKKKGRKLSHYEDTILSPIEMSPYREIPPSLSQIAMKAIAIDPKERFSSVQELRKALEPYLHGDPEWTVRTVLTAKDKGCWKYYEPILLSRYFPALAHSPTQWYHFMLSNMEAGSCMRVEYTILKSSLEEGMGILFPPSKEADKGEFYCGYGLWFFVQKNELIVSLIKNGIEIQKKTQGIIAQQSRFAITIEKSDNKIAVFVDQTLFIIHIDYLPSLGKRIGVVIQDLLGVSDIIILESSGALRVSCLAIPDAFLSEKLYDQAASFYRKIRDSFPGRKESYEAQFRLGVTLLTQIEEQGGDLTQALSFFDDLHESAGAPLEYLGKALVYQRNGSFIEEIRCLLLALKRYAQHPEISRLEDHLCFRLYDSLHKHRSEALVFMLLILWVAPKKISVREEERFLEVIYYKQQATLFCRIDKAPLQFRSSKMELFLCFWTGFSLFLPELFQRARDLRDYQAVADIFYVVCASGNQEAFSQFSAALVDFADEAIFSESPQNEEIANLVLFVQGIEALQNKEYQKAKELLLKTSFVLQLYALDLFSLQAFINEEVEFFVDLLQAVYNLADEEERKHILVYRIQICLWNRDQDQAYKLLSSNFFKNNGESECSEAFILWGYYLALTGDQAAVKAHFSRCQCKYGRSALIGKCLDGDSLSYLDGLIWREKKIFLFQKFFLLRCLNDPQKQYEVYRQAYLSMAQSFFD
- a CDS encoding valine--tRNA ligase, coding for MNEDQFPKAYDPKSAEAGVYSFWEHSGMFIANADSKKPAYSIVMPPPNVTGILHMGHALVNTLQDMLVRYKRMQGFEVCWVPGTDHAGIATQTVVERHLKASLGKRRTDFSREEFLKHIWDWKEKSQNVILSQLRQLGCSCDWSRLRFTMDPEANKAVKTAFKILFDQGVIYRGYYLVNWDPILQTALADDEVEYEERDGWLYYIRYPIVGSEDFITVATTRPETLLGDTAIAVSPDDERYSHLIGSKVVVPFVNREIPIIGDFSVDPSFGTGVVKITPAHDKNDYRTGIDHDLPMINILTPTGEINENGGIFTGLSKEMARESIVTSLEALDLFVKKEAYSSRVGVSYRSGAIIEPYLSKQWFVSVNSFRESLREFVNSKDIHLFPPEFIKNYLTWVNNLKDWCISRQLWWGHRIPVWHNKYEEDRVICFDGEGIPEEVANDPESWYQDPDVLDTWFSSGLWPLTCFGWPNEESLDLKKFYPTSVLVTGHDILFFWVTRMVLMCSSMTDTKPFADVFLHGLIFGKSYKQYDEKGDWTYVSGEQKRDYDKGKPLPKNVVAKWEKLSKSKGNVIDPIEMIELYGADAVRLTLCSCANRGEQIDLDYRLFEEYKNFINKLWNGARFIFGHISELTSRDLEEGINKELLGLEDFYILDRFNELLARVDEYYTNYSFDKIASLAYDFFKNDLCSTYLEIIKPTLFSKQGSDEQRANKRKLLATLLVNILGVLHPVVPYITETLFQRLKTIFGNKKGDGLGDTVTSHAVSMLRAEACMVTGYPKSIDLAFPEEFRESFAFVEKLVYTIRNIRGEMQLDPRQALKAFIINSKKEEFPREYIPIICTLGGVETVEQLSEAPKDCVFSLGVVEGVQVGVILPAEQIVKERTRLEKEKSRLENSIESLSKLLASEDFRTRANPKLVQSKEDSLRNNQRELQSILDKLASL